From one Streptococcus oralis genomic stretch:
- the aroD gene encoding type I 3-dehydroquinate dehydratase, with protein sequence MKLIVSVMPRSLEEAQELDATRYEDADIIEWRADFLTKDAILQVAPAIFEKFAGRELVFTLRTRAEGGEIELSSEEYVQIIKEVTQHYQPDYVDFEYFSYKDVFEEMLDFPNLVLSYHNFQETPENMMEILSELTSLSPKVVKVSVMAHTEQDVLDLMNYTRGFKTLNPEQEYVTISMGKMGKVSRITSDVTGSSWSFASLDEASAPGQISLSNMKKIREILDEA encoded by the coding sequence ATGAAATTAATCGTTTCAGTAATGCCAAGAAGTTTAGAAGAAGCGCAAGAACTGGATGCCACTAGGTATGAAGATGCCGATATCATTGAGTGGCGTGCGGACTTTCTTACAAAGGACGCTATTTTACAGGTAGCACCCGCTATCTTTGAGAAATTTGCAGGACGCGAACTTGTCTTTACCCTTCGGACCCGCGCTGAGGGAGGAGAAATCGAACTTTCCTCAGAAGAGTATGTTCAAATCATTAAGGAAGTTACTCAGCATTATCAGCCGGATTATGTAGATTTTGAGTATTTCAGCTACAAGGACGTTTTTGAGGAAATGTTGGATTTTCCAAATCTTGTTTTGAGTTACCATAATTTCCAGGAGACACCTGAAAACATGATGGAAATTTTGTCTGAGTTGACCAGTCTCTCTCCGAAAGTGGTCAAGGTATCAGTTATGGCTCATACGGAGCAGGATGTTTTAGACCTGATGAATTACACTCGAGGATTTAAAACACTCAATCCTGAGCAAGAGTACGTGACCATTTCCATGGGGAAAATGGGCAAGGTATCACGCATTACTTCAGATGTGACGGGTTCGAGTTGGTCATTTGCTAGTCTGGATGAAGCGAGTGCCCCAGGTCAGATTTCGCTATCAAACATGAAGAAAATCAGGGAGATTTTGGATGAAGCTTGA
- a CDS encoding shikimate dehydrogenase produces MKLDGYTRLAAVVANPIKHSISPFIHNRAFEATAINGAYVAWEIEAGDLAETVANIRRYQMFGINLSMPYKEQVIPYLDELSDEARLIGAVNTVVNHNGTLIGYNTDGKGFFKSLPSFTISDKKMTLLGAGGAAKSILAQAILDGVSQISVFVRSASMEKTRPYLDKLQEQTGFKVDLYALEDLSELQSRIAESDLLVNATSVGMDGQSSPVPESINLPEALLVADIIYQPFETPFLKWARSQGNPAVNGLGMLLYQAAEAFQLWTGKEMPTEEIWQSLTEKYK; encoded by the coding sequence ATGAAGCTTGATGGCTATACACGTTTAGCTGCAGTTGTTGCCAATCCCATCAAACACTCTATTTCGCCCTTTATCCACAATAGGGCCTTTGAGGCGACAGCTATTAATGGTGCCTATGTAGCTTGGGAGATTGAAGCGGGTGATTTGGCAGAAACAGTCGCCAATATTCGCCGTTACCAGATGTTTGGCATCAACCTGTCTATGCCTTACAAGGAGCAAGTGATTCCTTATCTGGATGAGTTGAGTGATGAGGCTCGTTTGATTGGGGCGGTTAATACGGTTGTTAATCATAATGGCACTTTAATTGGATATAATACAGATGGCAAGGGATTCTTTAAGAGCTTGCCTTCTTTTACAATCTCAGATAAGAAAATGACCCTTCTGGGTGCAGGTGGTGCGGCCAAATCAATCTTGGCACAAGCTATTTTGGATGGGGTCAGTCAGATTTCGGTCTTTGTACGTTCAGCTTCTATGGAAAAAACAAGACCTTACCTAGACAAGTTGCAGGAGCAAACAGGTTTTAAAGTGGACTTGTATGCTTTAGAAGATCTTTCTGAACTGCAATCAAGGATTGCCGAGTCGGACCTGCTCGTCAATGCGACCAGTGTAGGGATGGATGGCCAGTCGTCGCCAGTTCCAGAAAGTATCAATTTGCCAGAGGCTCTCTTGGTCGCAGATATCATTTACCAACCTTTTGAGACACCATTTTTGAAATGGGCTAGAAGCCAGGGCAATCCAGCTGTCAATGGTCTGGGAATGTTGCTCTATCAAGCTGCTGAAGCTTTTCAACTGTGGACAGGTAAAGAAATGCCGACAGAAGAAATTTGGCAGTCCTTAACAGAAAAATATAAATAG
- the aroB gene encoding 3-dehydroquinate synthase, producing the protein MKIRIDIPHHPYDIQIEKGCLAQAGQWLRELWQPQKVVIVTDNHVASLYAEKVKLSLEDAGFQVTVFDFLEGEERKNLTTVQKVYEFLVKQGLTRSDGIVALGGGVVGDLAGFVASTYMRGIHFVQIPTSLTAQVDSSIGGKTGVNTLFAKNMVGTFAQPDGVLIDPLVLETLGKRELIEGMGEVIKYGLIEDPELWALLMELDGSVESILEHAETLIEHSCQVKRKMVVEDELDNGVRLYLNFGHTIGHAIEATAGYGKVMHGEAVAMGMVQISKVAEEKGLMPAGLTQSIREMCQKFGLPVDYENWDVDKLYQALTHDKKARGNTLKLVLVPELGSATIHPVSLEEMKDYLVK; encoded by the coding sequence ATGAAAATCAGAATCGATATTCCGCATCATCCTTATGATATTCAGATTGAAAAAGGTTGTCTGGCTCAGGCTGGTCAATGGTTGCGAGAACTCTGGCAACCACAAAAAGTGGTTATCGTAACCGACAACCATGTAGCTTCTCTCTATGCAGAGAAGGTTAAACTCAGCCTAGAAGATGCTGGTTTTCAGGTAACTGTTTTTGACTTTTTAGAAGGCGAAGAACGAAAGAATTTAACAACTGTTCAGAAGGTCTATGAATTTCTAGTCAAGCAAGGTCTGACTCGTAGCGATGGGATCGTGGCTCTTGGTGGTGGTGTCGTTGGGGATCTGGCTGGTTTCGTAGCCTCTACCTATATGCGAGGCATTCACTTTGTTCAGATTCCGACTAGTTTGACTGCACAGGTTGATTCTTCTATCGGTGGAAAGACGGGTGTCAATACTCTTTTTGCTAAAAATATGGTGGGAACTTTTGCCCAACCAGATGGGGTTCTGATTGACCCGCTTGTCCTTGAAACACTCGGGAAAAGAGAGTTGATTGAGGGAATGGGTGAGGTTATCAAGTACGGCTTGATTGAGGATCCAGAACTGTGGGCTCTCTTGATGGAGCTAGATGGTTCTGTAGAGAGCATTCTGGAACATGCAGAGACTTTGATTGAACATTCTTGTCAGGTGAAGCGCAAGATGGTGGTTGAGGATGAGTTGGATAACGGTGTTCGCCTTTACCTCAATTTTGGGCACACTATTGGTCATGCTATTGAAGCAACGGCCGGTTATGGCAAAGTCATGCATGGTGAGGCCGTGGCCATGGGGATGGTGCAGATTTCCAAGGTTGCTGAGGAAAAAGGCCTCATGCCAGCTGGCCTAACCCAGTCCATTAGAGAGATGTGCCAGAAATTTGGACTACCTGTTGACTATGAAAACTGGGATGTTGACAAGCTTTATCAGGCTTTGACTCATGACAAGAAGGCACGTGGCAACACCTTGAAATTGGTCTTGGTACCAGAGCTTGGTTCAGCGACCATTCACCCAGTTTCTCTGGAAGAGATGAAAGACTACTTGGTAAAATAA
- the aroC gene encoding chorismate synthase, with amino-acid sequence MRYLTAGESHGPRLTAIIEGIPAGLPLTAEDINEDLKRRQGGYGRGGRMKIESDQVVFTSGVRHGKTTGAPITMDVINKDHQKWLDIMSAEDIEDRLKSKRKITHPRPGHADLVGGIKYRFDDLRNSLERSSARETTMRVAVGAVAKRLLAELDMEIANHVVVFGGKEIDVPENLTIAEIKERAAQSEVSIVNQEREQEIKDYIDQIKRDGDTIGGVVETVVGGVPVGLGSYVQWDRKLDARLAQAVVSINAFKGVEFGLGFEAGYRKGSQVMDEILWSKEDGYTRRTNNLGGFEGGVTNGQPIVVRGVMKPIPTLYKPLMSVDIETHEPYKATVERSDPTALPAAGVVMEAVVATVLAQEILEKFSSDNLEELKEAVAKHREYTKNY; translated from the coding sequence ATGAGATATTTAACTGCAGGAGAATCACACGGTCCTCGTTTGACGGCTATTATTGAAGGAATTCCCGCTGGACTTCCTTTGACAGCTGAGGATATCAATGAGGATCTGAAACGCCGTCAGGGTGGCTACGGTCGTGGTGGTCGTATGAAGATTGAGAGTGACCAGGTTGTCTTTACTTCGGGCGTTCGTCACGGGAAGACGACAGGGGCTCCCATTACCATGGATGTCATCAATAAGGACCACCAGAAATGGCTGGATATCATGTCTGCGGAGGACATTGAAGACCGCCTGAAAAGCAAGCGGAAAATCACTCATCCTCGCCCAGGACATGCCGATTTGGTTGGGGGCATCAAGTACCGTTTTGATGACTTACGAAATTCCTTGGAGAGGTCATCTGCCCGTGAAACCACCATGCGAGTAGCTGTTGGGGCAGTAGCCAAACGTCTCTTAGCTGAACTGGATATGGAGATTGCCAACCATGTCGTAGTATTTGGTGGCAAGGAAATCGATGTACCTGAAAATCTTACAATCGCTGAGATTAAAGAACGAGCTGCCCAGTCTGAAGTTTCTATTGTCAACCAAGAGCGAGAACAAGAAATCAAGGACTATATTGACCAAATCAAACGTGACGGTGATACCATCGGTGGGGTTGTGGAGACAGTCGTCGGAGGTGTTCCAGTTGGTCTTGGTTCCTATGTCCAATGGGACAGAAAATTGGATGCGCGATTGGCACAAGCAGTTGTTTCTATCAATGCCTTTAAAGGGGTGGAATTTGGTCTTGGATTTGAAGCTGGTTACCGCAAAGGCAGCCAAGTTATGGATGAAATTCTCTGGTCTAAAGAAGACGGTTATACTCGTCGTACCAATAATCTTGGTGGTTTTGAAGGTGGTGTGACCAATGGGCAACCAATTGTTGTTCGTGGAGTTATGAAACCCATTCCTACTCTTTATAAACCACTCATGAGTGTGGATATCGAGACGCATGAACCCTACAAGGCAACTGTGGAGAGAAGTGATCCGACCGCCCTGCCAGCAGCAGGTGTAGTCATGGAAGCTGTTGTAGCAACGGTTCTGGCGCAGGAAATTCTTGAAAAATTCTCTTCCGATAATCTAGAAGAATTAAAAGAAGCGGTAGCCAAACACCGTGAGTATACAAAGAACTATTAA
- a CDS encoding prephenate dehydrogenase has product MAKTVYIAGLGLIGASMALGIKRDHPDYEILGYNRSQTSRDIALERGIIDRGTDDFASFAPLADVIILTLPIKQTIAFIQELAGLNLKEGVIISDAGSTKAAIVEVAEEYLASKSIRFVGAHPMAGSHKTGAASADVNLFENAYYIFTPSSLTSSDTLEEMKDLLSGLHARFIEIDAKEHDRVTSQISHFPHILASGLMEQTAVYAQEHEMARRFAAGGFRDMTRIAESEPGMWTSILLSNRETILERIEDFKERLDEVGQAISKGDEEQIWNFFNQARAQRQAMEIHKRGGVDSSYDLYVDVPDEEDVILRILELLRGTSLVNIHINEENREDVHGILQISFKNAQDLERAERLITENTDYTVVIK; this is encoded by the coding sequence ATGGCAAAAACAGTCTATATCGCAGGTCTTGGTTTGATCGGTGCTTCGATGGCCCTCGGTATCAAACGCGATCATCCTGATTATGAAATTTTAGGCTACAATCGCAGTCAGACTTCGAGAGACATTGCCTTGGAGCGGGGGATAATTGACCGTGGAACGGATGATTTTGCTAGTTTTGCTCCTCTGGCAGATGTCATCATTCTGACCTTGCCGATCAAGCAGACCATTGCTTTTATTCAGGAGTTGGCAGGTTTGAACTTGAAAGAAGGCGTCATTATTTCAGATGCGGGCTCTACCAAGGCTGCCATTGTGGAAGTTGCTGAGGAATACTTGGCTAGCAAGTCAATTCGTTTTGTCGGGGCTCATCCCATGGCTGGTAGCCACAAGACAGGAGCTGCCTCGGCAGATGTCAATCTCTTTGAGAATGCCTACTATATCTTTACTCCATCTAGTTTGACTAGTTCAGACACGCTTGAGGAAATGAAGGACCTACTTTCTGGTCTCCATGCTCGTTTCATTGAAATTGATGCCAAGGAGCACGATCGAGTGACTTCACAGATTAGCCATTTTCCCCATATCTTGGCATCAGGTCTCATGGAGCAAACAGCTGTCTATGCTCAAGAACATGAAATGGCAAGGCGCTTTGCGGCGGGTGGTTTTCGAGATATGACCCGGATTGCAGAGAGTGAACCAGGTATGTGGACTTCCATTCTCTTGTCCAATCGCGAGACTATCCTAGAGCGGATTGAGGATTTCAAGGAGCGCCTAGATGAGGTCGGACAAGCCATCAGCAAGGGAGATGAAGAGCAAATCTGGAACTTTTTCAACCAAGCGCGTGCGCAACGTCAGGCCATGGAAATCCATAAGCGTGGTGGTGTGGACAGTTCTTATGACCTCTATGTCGATGTTCCCGATGAAGAAGATGTTATCTTGCGGATTTTGGAATTACTTCGTGGGACTTCTTTGGTTAATATCCACATCAACGAAGAAAACCGTGAAGATGTTCATGGGATTCTACAAATTTCATTTAAAAATGCTCAAGATTTAGAACGAGCTGAACGCTTAATTACAGAAAATACGGACTATACAGTCGTCATCAAATAA
- a CDS encoding YlbF/YmcA family competence regulator, with the protein MSNIYDSANELSRGLRELPEYKAVKTAKDAIQADEQASKIFADYLAFQQEIQVMAQTGQMPDASFQEKMQSFSKQIQENALLSDFFAKQQQLSIYLSDIEKIVFEPVSELLK; encoded by the coding sequence ATGTCAAATATTTACGATAGTGCAAACGAACTTAGCCGCGGGTTACGTGAATTACCAGAATACAAGGCGGTTAAGACAGCAAAAGATGCCATCCAAGCTGATGAACAAGCTAGCAAGATTTTTGCAGACTACCTCGCTTTCCAGCAAGAAATCCAAGTCATGGCGCAAACGGGACAAATGCCAGACGCCTCTTTCCAAGAAAAGATGCAGTCTTTCAGCAAACAAATCCAAGAGAACGCTCTTTTGTCAGATTTCTTTGCCAAACAGCAACAATTGTCCATTTACCTTTCAGACATTGAAAAAATTGTCTTTGAACCTGTTTCAGAATTATTGAAATAG
- the aroA gene encoding 3-phosphoshikimate 1-carboxyvinyltransferase: MKLKTNIRHLHGSIRVPGDKSISHRSIIFGSLAEGETKVYDILRGEDVLSTMQVFRDLGVEIEDKDGVITIQGVGMDGLKAPQNALDMGNSGTSIRLISGVLAGADFEVEMFGDDSLSKRPMDRVTIPLKKMGVSISGQTERDLPPLHLKGTKNLTPIHYELPIASAQVKSALIFAALQAQGESVIIEKECTRNHTEDMLQQFGGHLSVDGKKITVQGPQKLIGQKVVVPGDISSAAFWLVAGLIVPNSRVVLQNVGINETRTGIIDVIRAMGGKLEITEIDPVAKSATLTVESSDLKGTEIGGSLIPRLIDELPIIALLATQAQGVTVIKDAEELKVKETDRIQVVADALNSMGADITPTADGMIIKGKSSLHGGRVNTFGDHRIGMMTAIAALLVADGEVELDRAEAINTSYPSFFDDLESMTHG, translated from the coding sequence ATGAAACTAAAAACAAACATTCGCCACTTACATGGCAGTATTCGGGTTCCAGGTGACAAGTCTATCAGCCATCGTTCGATTATTTTTGGAAGTTTGGCTGAGGGAGAAACTAAAGTTTATGATATTCTGCGTGGAGAGGATGTACTTTCAACCATGCAGGTTTTTCGTGACCTTGGTGTTGAGATAGAAGATAAAGACGGTGTGATTACGATTCAAGGTGTAGGCATGGATGGCTTAAAAGCTCCGCAAAACGCCTTGGATATGGGGAATTCTGGCACCTCGATTCGCCTGATCTCAGGTGTACTTGCTGGTGCAGACTTTGAAGTAGAGATGTTTGGAGATGATAGTCTTTCCAAACGTCCTATGGATCGTGTGACGATTCCACTGAAAAAAATGGGAGTCAGCATTTCTGGTCAAACAGAGCGAGACTTGCCTCCTCTGCACTTGAAAGGTACTAAAAACCTAACACCGATTCACTATGAGTTGCCAATTGCCTCTGCTCAAGTCAAGTCTGCCTTGATATTTGCAGCCTTACAGGCTCAGGGGGAGTCCGTTATTATCGAGAAAGAATGTACTCGTAACCACACCGAAGATATGCTTCAGCAATTTGGTGGTCATTTAAGTGTGGATGGCAAAAAAATCACAGTTCAAGGACCACAAAAACTGATCGGACAAAAGGTAGTTGTTCCAGGAGATATTTCCAGTGCAGCCTTTTGGTTGGTCGCAGGTTTGATTGTTCCAAACTCTCGTGTGGTGCTGCAGAATGTGGGCATCAATGAAACGCGTACTGGTATTATTGATGTCATTCGCGCCATGGGTGGAAAACTAGAAATAACTGAAATCGATCCAGTCGCTAAATCAGCAACCCTGACTGTCGAATCTTCAGACCTGAAAGGAACGGAGATAGGTGGATCCTTGATTCCACGCTTGATTGATGAATTGCCTATTATTGCCCTTCTAGCGACCCAAGCCCAAGGTGTAACGGTCATTAAGGATGCTGAGGAACTCAAGGTCAAGGAAACCGACCGCATTCAAGTGGTGGCAGATGCCTTAAATAGCATGGGGGCGGATATCACTCCTACAGCAGACGGGATGATTATCAAAGGGAAATCAAGCCTTCATGGCGGTAGAGTCAATACGTTTGGTGACCATCGTATTGGCATGATGACAGCCATTGCAGCTCTCTTGGTTGCGGATGGAGAAGTGGAACTTGACCGTGCTGAAGCCATCAACACTAGCTATCCTAGCTTCTTTGATGATTTGGAGAGCATGACTCATGGCTAA
- a CDS encoding shikimate kinase, translating to MAKVLLGFMGAGKSTIARRLDPDYIDMDALIEEHLGMSIADFFAEKGEVAFRQVESEVLADLLKTDRVVSTGGGVVISQRNRDLLKTNPDNIYLKADFETLYQRIAADKDNQRPLFLNKSKEELAAIFHERQAWYEEVASRILDVTKLSPEEIIEELR from the coding sequence ATGGCTAAGGTATTACTTGGATTTATGGGGGCAGGCAAGTCGACAATCGCTAGAAGATTGGACCCAGACTATATCGATATGGATGCCTTAATCGAGGAACATTTGGGCATGTCCATTGCGGATTTCTTCGCTGAAAAAGGAGAAGTGGCCTTTCGTCAAGTAGAGTCAGAAGTCCTAGCTGACTTACTAAAAACGGACCGAGTTGTGTCAACTGGCGGAGGAGTTGTCATTTCTCAGAGAAATCGTGACTTGCTCAAAACCAATCCTGATAACATCTACCTAAAAGCAGATTTTGAAACCCTCTACCAACGTATCGCAGCTGATAAGGACAATCAGCGTCCACTTTTTCTTAACAAAAGCAAGGAAGAACTGGCAGCTATTTTCCATGAAAGACAAGCTTGGTATGAGGAAGTAGCCAGTCGGATTCTAGATGTGACCAAGTTAAGCCCAGAGGAAATTATAGAGGAACTGAGATGA
- the pheA gene encoding prephenate dehydratase, giving the protein MKIAYLGPKGSFSHHVVQTAFPKEELHAFANITDVIKAYEQGLVDYSVVPVENSIEGSVHESLDYLFHQARIQAVAEIVQPIHQQLMAVPGHTKIEKIFSHPQALAQGKKFIDEHYPEAQIEVTASTAYAARFISEHPDQPYAAIAPKSSAEEYGLELIAEDIQEMEANFTRFWVLGAEIPKIPLNSQAEKMSLALTLPDNLPGALYKALSTFAWRGIDLTKIESRPLKTALGEYFFIIDVDYSDKELVHFARQELEAIGIQHKILGTYPIFTITDLEKESQ; this is encoded by the coding sequence ATGAAAATTGCCTATCTAGGTCCCAAGGGATCTTTTTCGCATCATGTTGTGCAGACAGCCTTTCCCAAAGAGGAATTGCATGCCTTTGCCAATATCACAGATGTTATCAAGGCCTATGAACAGGGCTTGGTGGACTATTCGGTGGTACCAGTTGAAAACTCCATTGAAGGTAGTGTCCATGAAAGTTTGGATTACCTTTTTCACCAGGCTCGCATCCAAGCAGTGGCAGAAATCGTTCAACCCATTCACCAGCAGTTGATGGCAGTTCCTGGTCATACTAAGATTGAGAAGATTTTTTCCCATCCTCAGGCTTTGGCTCAGGGAAAAAAATTCATCGATGAACACTATCCAGAGGCTCAAATCGAGGTAACCGCCAGTACCGCCTATGCAGCTCGCTTTATTTCAGAACATCCAGATCAGCCTTATGCAGCTATTGCTCCTAAAAGTTCAGCTGAAGAATATGGCTTGGAATTGATTGCAGAGGATATTCAGGAAATGGAAGCCAATTTCACACGTTTTTGGGTGTTAGGGGCAGAGATACCGAAGATTCCTTTGAACTCACAAGCTGAAAAAATGAGTTTGGCCTTGACCTTACCAGACAACCTACCTGGTGCTCTTTACAAGGCACTTTCGACCTTTGCTTGGAGAGGGATTGACTTAACAAAGATTGAAAGTCGCCCCCTTAAAACAGCCTTGGGAGAATACTTTTTCATTATCGATGTAGACTATAGTGACAAAGAACTGGTTCATTTTGCAAGACAAGAACTAGAAGCTATTGGAATCCAGCATAAGATTCTGGGGACCTACCCGATTTTTACCATAACTGATTTAGAAAAGGAGAGTCAATGA
- a CDS encoding LCP family protein, whose amino-acid sequence MSKENPLSHHEQLRYDYLFKNIHYLNDRERREFDYLQQKMAGPKSEVHPSYQEEKEETWGRDIDLPTYGSRSRSKKREKVAPQPKVKKKKRRIRFKRILTWFLLLITCVLAGMIFMFLRGFQSAANPTNKPADAKAAQVEVFNGQDTKDGVNILVMGTDGRIGQNSAETRTDTIMVLNVSGSDKKIKLVSFMRDNLVYIDGYSKIVNGQKQTDNKLNVAYELGEQEGQKGAEMVRKVLKDNFDLDIKYYALVDFQAFATAIDTLFPDGVTIDAQFSTLNGQPLTEATVGDDLHATETESPTQTIKVGKQQMNGSTLLNYARFRDDDEGDYGRTKRQQQVMSAVLEQIKDPTKLFTGSEALGKVFGMTSTNLPYSFLLTNGLSVLEGAQNGIERLTVPELGDWVDAYDIYGGQGLLVDQNKYQTKLAQMGMR is encoded by the coding sequence ATGAGCAAAGAAAATCCTTTAAGTCATCACGAGCAGTTACGTTATGACTATCTCTTCAAAAATATTCATTACCTCAACGACCGTGAACGGAGGGAGTTTGATTATCTGCAACAGAAAATGGCAGGTCCCAAGTCTGAAGTTCACCCTTCCTACCAAGAAGAAAAAGAAGAAACTTGGGGTAGAGATATTGATCTTCCGACCTACGGCAGTAGAAGCCGGTCTAAGAAACGTGAAAAGGTAGCTCCTCAACCTAAAGTCAAAAAGAAAAAGAGAAGAATTCGCTTCAAACGAATACTGACTTGGTTCTTGCTGTTGATTACTTGTGTGCTTGCAGGGATGATTTTCATGTTTCTTAGAGGGTTCCAGTCAGCAGCCAATCCAACAAATAAGCCAGCTGACGCCAAGGCAGCTCAAGTAGAGGTCTTTAACGGTCAGGATACCAAAGATGGTGTGAATATTTTAGTCATGGGGACAGATGGCCGTATCGGTCAAAATAGTGCAGAAACCCGTACTGACACGATCATGGTGCTGAATGTTAGTGGATCGGATAAGAAGATTAAACTAGTCAGCTTTATGCGTGACAACTTAGTGTATATCGACGGGTACAGTAAGATTGTAAATGGCCAGAAACAGACGGATAACAAACTAAATGTTGCCTACGAACTTGGGGAACAAGAAGGGCAAAAAGGTGCTGAAATGGTCCGCAAGGTTCTAAAAGACAACTTTGATTTGGATATTAAGTACTATGCCCTGGTCGACTTCCAGGCTTTTGCAACAGCTATTGATACCCTCTTCCCTGACGGAGTAACGATTGATGCTCAATTCTCAACATTGAATGGTCAACCTTTGACAGAAGCCACAGTTGGAGACGACCTTCATGCAACAGAGACTGAGTCACCAACCCAAACCATCAAAGTTGGAAAACAGCAGATGAATGGATCCACCTTGCTGAACTATGCTCGCTTCCGTGATGATGATGAGGGAGACTATGGCCGTACCAAACGTCAGCAACAAGTCATGTCAGCTGTTCTTGAGCAAATCAAAGATCCAACCAAGCTCTTTACGGGGTCAGAGGCACTTGGAAAAGTCTTTGGCATGACATCAACAAATCTACCATATAGCTTCTTGTTGACCAATGGCTTATCTGTCCTAGAAGGTGCTCAAAATGGCATTGAAAGACTCACCGTCCCAGAACTTGGTGACTGGGTAGACGCTTATGATATCTATGGTGGACAAGGACTTCTAGTTGATCAAAATAAATATCAGACCAAACTCGCCCAAATGGGAATGAGATAG